Genomic segment of Candidatus Aminicenantes bacterium:
GTTGTGTCATTTAGCGAAGCAAATCAGCCGTCGTCGTGTGGGCATGTGGGTAACGCGGAGGCGCCGCAGGCGCCGGAGCGTTATCCAAGCGAAGGTGGGCAGGTTCGCCGTTTTTTGGCGAAGCTGTCCACCGGAGCGGCATGTCCACACGATGATGATGTTTTTGATGCGCGACGAAAGGGGAAGGAACGATTAGGCCTCTGAGCTCAGTCGGGGTCTGATGCCAACACAGCTTTTCATGTTGACCACGTGGCTGTTTTCGGTCAGGCGATCGATGAGAGCCGCGGTTAATTGGCTATTTTTAAGGAAGGCATTCCACTCTGAAAATCCCAGATTCGAGGTGATCAAATTTGACTTTTTCTTGTGCCGCCTCTGCATCAGGGTAAAGAACAGCCCGACCTGGACCGGCTCCACTTCCACATACCCGATCTCATCGATGTAGAGGCAGTCATAGGAGGAGTAGCGCTGGAGCACCTGCTTTTCCGTGTGGTCTGCGACAGACTGGTATAGCTCCGTGACGAGATCAGCGAACAGGATGTACTTGCCTGTGTAGCCATGGTTAATGGCGTGGACAAGAAAGCTGGTGGCAAGGCCGGACTTGCCCACCCCCGTGGGACCGAGCCAGATGATGCCCTGGTGGTTTTTCATGAACGTCAGAGTGTCATAGAGGGCCATGATCATTTTTTTGTTGAGTTTGGGTTGCCGGTCGAAAGGATAGGTTTCAATGACGAACGGTTCCGGAAGGTTGGCTCGCTTAAGCCTCATCATGCGGGCGTTGTCCTGCTTGATCCGGAACTCTTCGGTGAAGATGTGGGTGAGCAGCTGAGCGTGGGACCACCGCTTGGAAGCGGCCATCTTGAGAGAGTCATCCCAATGCGCCAGAAGCCCTCCCAGACGCAGGTATTTCAACTTCCTGGCCAGTTCCTCATCCATGGTCTTCGCCCTTCAATAGATCGTCGTAGATCGATAAATTGGGCGGATCGGTGAGATACCCTTCTTGATAGGCCTCCCGGTCTCGAAACCTCTCATCCACCTCAACGGAAAGCAGTTTGTCCTCACCCTGACTCATGCAAAGCACGGCAATGCGCTCGATCGTCTCAAGGCTTGTGATTTTGTATTTGTGGGCGCGCTCGATGCTCCGGATGAACAACGCCGGCGTCATCTTCTGGCTGATGGCGAAAAGCTTTCTGATCATCCCATGGCGCTCAAGGCCTTTGGGTTTGAGGACGAAATCCAGATAGGCGCCGACCCCCTGGCCCATGGCACGCAAACGGAGTTCTTCCTGCTGTGTGGGCTGCTGGCGATGGCGCGGAGCGTGAGGGGGCGGCGGCTGTCCCTCAGGGCTAAACCGTTGGTGTTTCACGCCACTGGCCGGCAACCGGTAATCGAGGGGGCTTTCTTCTTTCGCGTAGATCGTCAACCGGTGGCTGTATTCCAATATTTTGACCTCGCCCCGTTTTGTTCCAGGCACCCAATAGTGGTTGCCATCAAAGGAGGCGAAGCCATATTCGTCTGTGCCGCGGTGGTGGGCCATGTAAGGCGGCGGGATATGGGGCGTGAGCTTGATCAGATAGGGGCGCTCATACTCAAAGATCTGGGCCGGAATGATCTTTGTTTCTCCCTGTGGTCGTTGTTCCATGCGCACCGTGGACCACTCCAATGCTTGCCGGTTCAAATCCTCCAGATTCTGAAAAACGCGGCCAGGAAAGAAATTGGTCTCGACCGTCCAGAAACTCCGTTCCTCCCCCGCCTTGCGGTTGGCGTGGCCTTTTTCATGGCAGACAAATTGAAATCCATACTGTTTGGCGAAGGCTTCCATTTCCGGAACCATAACCGCCTCTCGTCCCGTTCCCCGTAGCCGCGCCAGATTCGTGTTGTCAATAATGCATTGCGCCGCAGAATAACCCCAGAACATCAGCGCCTCGTGAAAAAAACATTTCATCTTGAAACGGTTGAAGGCGCAGTAAAATTTCAGGTAGCGCCGTTTCGAATAGCGAAGGTAGAGAAGGCTGCCCACCACGCGCGTTGGCTTGTCCCCCAACTTGAGTTGGTAGGGGCTGGTATCGTGTTGGAACTCGGCGCCCGGTTCATCCGGCACCCGCTCGCACCGGGCTTTGACGTCCGTGTTGATCCCCAGATCCCGCAGCATCCGCGTCAAGGTGGGATAGGTCACTCTGATTCCCTCTTCTTCCACCAGCTTCTCGTGCACCCGCTGAATCCACCCCTCGCAGTCCCCGTAGAGACGACGCAAAAGATCCGCATCGATCCTGATCTTGTCGCGGCGCGTCGTATGCGGCATCTCGCCCTTCTGCTCAATAATCGCCGCCACCGTATTGTGGCTGGTGTCCATCAGGCGGGCGATCTCGCGAAGGCCCTTTCCTTCCTGATGCAGCAGATAAATCGCCTTACGCTTGTCCGGTTCGATCATGAAGTTTCTTCAGCGCCTCGACAAAGGCGCTCTCCCGGCTCAAGATTCCACCCGTCAATAAATTCGCCTGAACATGAAACGCCCGGCTTTCCAGCCGCCGGTCATGGCTCTTCCCCATCACCCGTTGCATATATTTTTGCGTGATCTCCAAATCTTTGAGCAACGTCCGCTCGAACTCATTGCACCCCTCCGCCGCCTCCGGAACTTCCCTCATCCGTTTCAAGGGCAAGGCGATGTGGCCACGCCGGATCTCGTCTCGAAACGATTCCGGA
This window contains:
- a CDS encoding helix-turn-helix domain-containing protein, which codes for MIEPDKRKAIYLLHQEGKGLREIARLMDTSHNTVAAIIEQKGEMPHTTRRDKIRIDADLLRRLYGDCEGWIQRVHEKLVEEEGIRVTYPTLTRMLRDLGINTDVKARCERVPDEPGAEFQHDTSPYQLKLGDKPTRVVGSLLYLRYSKRRYLKFYCAFNRFKMKCFFHEALMFWGYSAAQCIIDNTNLARLRGTGREAVMVPEMEAFAKQYGFQFVCHEKGHANRKAGEERSFWTVETNFFPGRVFQNLEDLNRQALEWSTVRMEQRPQGETKIIPAQIFEYERPYLIKLTPHIPPPYMAHHRGTDEYGFASFDGNHYWVPGTKRGEVKILEYSHRLTIYAKEESPLDYRLPASGVKHQRFSPEGQPPPPHAPRHRQQPTQQEELRLRAMGQGVGAYLDFVLKPKGLERHGMIRKLFAISQKMTPALFIRSIERAHKYKITSLETIERIAVLCMSQGEDKLLSVEVDERFRDREAYQEGYLTDPPNLSIYDDLLKGEDHG